The following coding sequences are from one Poecile atricapillus isolate bPoeAtr1 chromosome 28, bPoeAtr1.hap1, whole genome shotgun sequence window:
- the JUND gene encoding transcription factor JunD: protein METPFYHDDVLSGLGSGFAPSSGSSGLLLPFPGGSMMKKDALGMALPEQVAAALKAPGAASGEAPGLLGSAELGLLKLASPELERLIIQSNGLVTTTPTSGQFLYPKAAASEEQEFAEGFVKALEDLHKQNQLGGGAAGSGGGAGGGGGGGSGGAGELPSAGMAPEPPVYANLSTYPAVSYAADPGPFAAPPPRLPPPPPPPPLKDEPQIVPEVPSFGESPPLSPIDMDTQERIKAERKRLRNRIAASKCRKRKLERISRLEEKVKSLKSQNTELASTASLLREQVAQLKQKVLSHVNSGCQLLPQHQHQVPAY, encoded by the coding sequence ATGGAAACACCCTTCTACCATGATGATGTGTTGAGCGGCCTCGGCAGCGGCTTCGCCCCGTCCTCCGGCAGCAGCGGgctcctcctgcctttccccGGCGGCAGCATGATGAAGAAGGACGCGCTCGGGATGGCCTTACCGGAACAGGTGGCGGCGGCGCTGAAAGCCCCCGGCGCGGCCAGCGGCGAGGCGCCGGGGCTGCTGGGCTCGGccgagctggggctgctcaagCTGGCGTCCCCGGAGCTGGAGCGGCTCATCATCCAGTCCAACGGGCTGGTCACCACCACCCCCACCAGCGGCCAGTTCCTCTACCCTAAAGCGGCCGCCTCCGAGGAGCAGGAGTTCGCCGAGGGTTTCGTCAAGGCGCTGGAGGACTTGCACAAGCAGAACCAGCtgggcggcggcgcggcggggagcggcggcggcgcgggcggcggcggcgggggaggAAGCGGCGGCGCGGGCGAGCTGCCCTCCGCCGGGATGGCCCCGGAGCCGCCGGTCTACGCCAACCTCAGCACCTACCCGGCCGTCAGCTACGCCGCCGACCCCGGCCCGTtcgcggcgccgccgccgcggctgccgccgccgccgcccccgccgccgctaAAGGACGAGCCGCAGATCGTGCCGGAGGTGCCGAGCTTCGGGGAGAGCCCGCCGCTGTCCCCCATCGACATGGACACGCAGGAGCGCATCAAGGCGGAAAGGAAGCGGCTGAGGAACCGCATCGCCGCCTCCAAGTGCCGCAAGAGGAAGCTGGAGCGGATCTCCCGGCTGGAGGAGAAGGTGAAGAGCCTCAAGAGCCAGAACACGGAGCTCGCCTCCACCGCCAGCCTGCTCCGCGAGCAGGTCGCCCAGCTCAAGCAGAAGGTGCTCAGCCACGTCAACAGcggctgccagctcctgccccagcaccagcaccaggtGCCGGCGTACTGA
- the LSM4 gene encoding U6 snRNA-associated Sm-like protein LSm4 — translation MLPLSLLKTAQNHPMLVELKNGETYNGHLVSCDNWMNINLREVICTSRDGDKFWRMPECYIRGSTIKYLRIPDEIIDMVKEEVVSKGRGRGGMQQQKQQKGRGVGGAGRGVFGGRGRGIPGSGRGQQEKKPGRQSAKQ, via the exons ATG CTGCCCCTGTCTTTGCTGAAGACGGCGCAGAACCACCCCATG CTGGTGGAGCTGAAGAACGGGGAGACGTACAACGGGCACCTGGTGAGCTGCGACAACTGGATGAACATCAACCTGCGGGAGGTCATCTGCACGTCACGG GACGGGGACAAGTTCTGGAGGATGCCCGAGTGCTACATCCGTGGCAGCACCATCAAATACCTGCGGATCCCTGACGAAATCATTGACATGGTGAAGGAGGAGGTGGTGTCCAAGGGCAGAGGCCGTGGtgggatgcagcagcagaagcaacaGAAGGGCCGTGGGGTTGGAGGAGCTGGACGAG GTGTTTTTGGTGGCCGTGGCCGAGGAATTCCAGGCAGTGGAAGAGGCCAGCAGGAAAAGAAGCCAGGCAGGCAATCAGCCAAGCAGTGA
- the PGPEP1 gene encoding pyroglutamyl-peptidase 1 isoform X1, whose amino-acid sequence MEKPRRAVVVTGFGPFGEHAVNASWIAVQELEKLGLRDDVDLHVYEVPVEYQTVQRLIPALWKKHSPQLVVHVGVSGMATTVTLEKCGHNVGYKGLDNCRFCPGSQCCVEGGPECIDSIIDMDAVCRRVSALGLDVTVTISKDAGRYLCDFTYYTSLYQSRGRSAFVHVPPLGKPYSAEQLGRALQAIIEEMLDVLEHSEDKINCQHEH is encoded by the exons ATGGAGAAGCCGCGGCGGGCGGTGGTGGTGACGG GGTTTGGGCCGTTTGGAGAACACGCTGTGAACGCCAGCTGGATTGCAGTTCAG gagctggagaagctggggctgcggGATGATGTGGATCTGCACGTCTATGAGGTCCCTGTCGAGTACCAGACCGTGCAGAGACTCATTCCTGCCTTGTGGAAGAAGCACAGTCCCCAA ctggTGGTCCACGTGGGCGTGTCGGGCATGGCCACCACCGTCACCCTGGAGAAGTGTGGCCACAACGTGGGCTACAAAGGGCTGGACAACTGTCGCTTCTGCCCGGGCTCGCAGTGCTGCGTGGAGGGCGGCCCCGAGTGCATCGACTCCATCATCGACATGGACGCCGTGTGCAGGAGGGTCTCGGCGCTGGGGCTGGACGTCACCGTCACCATCTCCAAGGATGCTGGCAG GTACCTCTGTGACTTCACCTACTACACCTCCTTGTACCAGAGCCGTGGGAGGTCGGCGTTTGTCCACGTGCCTCCTCTGGGAAAACCTTATTCTGCAGAACAGCTGGGCCGGGCCCTGCAGGCCATCATAGAGGAAATGCTGGATGTTTTGGAGCATTCTGAAGACAAAATCAATTGTCAACATGAACACTGA
- the PGPEP1 gene encoding pyroglutamyl-peptidase 1 isoform X2 — protein MATTVTLEKCGHNVGYKGLDNCRFCPGSQCCVEGGPECIDSIIDMDAVCRRVSALGLDVTVTISKDAGRYLCDFTYYTSLYQSRGRSAFVHVPPLGKPYSAEQLGRALQAIIEEMLDVLEHSEDKINCQHEH, from the exons ATGGCCACCACCGTCACCCTGGAGAAGTGTGGCCACAACGTGGGCTACAAAGGGCTGGACAACTGTCGCTTCTGCCCGGGCTCGCAGTGCTGCGTGGAGGGCGGCCCCGAGTGCATCGACTCCATCATCGACATGGACGCCGTGTGCAGGAGGGTCTCGGCGCTGGGGCTGGACGTCACCGTCACCATCTCCAAGGATGCTGGCAG GTACCTCTGTGACTTCACCTACTACACCTCCTTGTACCAGAGCCGTGGGAGGTCGGCGTTTGTCCACGTGCCTCCTCTGGGAAAACCTTATTCTGCAGAACAGCTGGGCCGGGCCCTGCAGGCCATCATAGAGGAAATGCTGGATGTTTTGGAGCATTCTGAAGACAAAATCAATTGTCAACATGAACACTGA